GGGGAAGGGCGAAGTCCCCGGAGACGGGCCGGGCTGCTAGGCGGGAGATCTGGATTCCACCCGGCTATGACTCTAGTATCTTTCTCTGTAAAGTGCCAGTAATAACACCTGCCTCATCGAGATGCTGGGGAATtcggaaaaataaagcagaggtgCCTGGCACGCAGTGGGCGCTCAGTCGAGTGGGTCGGAGCTGAAGGGGCCCGGAGGGGATGGAGGCAGCCTGGAGGAAGCGGCAGCGGGCCAGGTCTCTGGGAATGAAAGGCCTCAGTGTCTGGGGCGTACGTCCCGCCCCTTCTGCCCGGAGAGTTGTTTAGGGCGGACGTGCACACCTGGCCAAGTCCACGTCTACACCGGCCGACCAGGGCGGCATTAAGTTGGGTGGGATCCCTAGCTCTGAGCCAGGAGTGGCCAGGAGTGACCAGCTGGTCCTGGCATGGGCAGAGGCACAGCCGGGGGCGGGATGGGGTGGGGCCCACTTCAGGACCGTGGTGCTGCAGCCCCGGAGCTGGGCTTGGCCGCCTGGCAAAGGACCCCACCCTTGGGGCCATCTGGATATTTCCTGCTTCCTCCCAGCTGACCCTTGTGGGAAGTGGGGGGCTGCCTAGAGCAGGAGGTGTTAGTCACTGAGGGCAGGAGCTAGCTTACACCTAGTGCTGGTggaggccctggggaggcctgagACTGAGCCCGCAAATCTCCTTCTGGGGCCCCGAAGTCCCAATCCTGCTGCCGTGTTTCCTTATGCTCAGGACTCTCCTGTCCCCAGTCACCTTGGGGAAGGGAGTGTGGATCCTCAGATTCCACCTTCCCAACTCCGGGTCAATAGGAACTAGAAAATAAGTTGCCTGTacctcagtctccccacctgTACATGTGGCAGCCCTTAAAGTcacctcatttaaccctcacactaccacATGATGTTTGTACagttattagctccattttagagatggaaacTGAGACCACGAGGGGTAAGTGATGTCGGAAGCCTAAGGCCAGAAAGTGATGGTACCCAGACTTGACCCAGTGCTAACTCCAGACCCACCTGTTATCTAGGGCACACTGCCACCTCCAAAGTGAGCTCGGGGCCAGATTCCGGAAGGGAAAGGGACCCTGAGCAGGCAGCCTCAGCTACCTCTGAGAATCGGTGTCCTGGGCACAGGTGCCATGGCAGAGAAGGTGCTGGTAACAGGCGGGGCTGGCTACATTGGCAGCCACACGGTGCTCGAGCTGCTGGAGGCTGGCTACGCACCTGTAGTCATCGACAACTTCCACAACGCCTTCCGTGGTGAGCAGTGGCAGTGGGGCCGGGGCTTCTGGAGGGGGTGGCAGAAGGAACACCCTGGGTTCCACCTCTATCACCGAGGGTGCGTGTGTGTCTGGATACTCCCTGGGGCCCCAGCACCCCATTCCTGATTTTGGTGGCCTCCATGTGCACCACCAGGAGGGGGCTCTATGCCTGAGAGCCTGCGGCGGGTACAGGAGCTGACAGGCCGTTCTGTGGAGTTTGAGGAGATGGACATCTTGGACCAGGCAGCCCTACAGCGTCTCTTCAGACAGGTGGGTGCCTggcaggcagagaggcagagggcaCTGCCAGGGGCTAGAGCCAGTAAAGCAACCTCTGACCCCGGCATTGTCCCTGCAGCACAACTTTATGGCCGTCATCCACTTTGCGGGGCTCAAGGCTGTGGGCGAGTCGGTGCAAAAGCCTCTGGATTATTACAGAGTTAACCTGACAGGGACCATCCAGCTTCTGGAGGTGAGAGGCatggggcagggacacagacactAGTTGGCCCAGTCTGGCAAGCAGTGTGAAACACAGCCCAAGCTGTGTCATCTTGGAACACACAGCTCTAcctcccagcctcagcttccccatctgtacaGGACGGTACTCATCAGCTCAGCCCCATCCTCCTGTGGAGGAGTAACAGGGTGTGACAGGTGGGAACAACGTGTGAGGCAGAGGCCACTGACACCTCCCCTCCATGGCCAGACCATGAGAGCCTGTGGGGTGAAGAACCTGGTGTTCAGCAGCTCCGCCACTGTGTACGGGAACCCCCAGTACCTGCCCCTGGATGAGGCCCACCCCACGGGTGGCTGTACCAACCCTTACGGCAAGTCCAAGTTCTTCATTGAGGAAATGATCCGGGACCTGTGCCGGTCAGACAAGGTGAGCGCCCCCTTGCCCAGCCTGCACTCTGCTCGTTGACAGGTCGACTGACTCCGCACAGCCCCCCTTCCCCCGTGAGCCTGAGGAGGGGATTCTGAGCACCCCCTCCAAGGAGGAAGCCAAGCTTTAGGAAGtggcagtgacttgcccaaggtcacagcacTGGCAGCGAGGACCCCAGCCCCTTCTCatttctagagagagagagaacaggcaTGGGGGTGAGGTAGAGGGCTCTGCATTCAGCTGGGACACGCTGCCTGcgtccctgccccccacctctgACCTGTGTCCCACAGGCCTGGAATGCAGTGCTGCTGCGCTATTTCAACCCCACGGGCGCCCATGCCTCTGGCTGCATCGGTGAGGACCCCCAGGGCATCCCCAACAACCTCATGCCTTATGTCTCCCAGGTAAGGGAGAAGGGTAGGGACAGAGGGGGTGGCCCTAGGGTTATAGCTGGTGTCGGAGACCTGGAAGGAGCTGACCTGACCTCCACCTCTAGGTGGCGATCGGGCGGCGGGAGGCCCTGAATGTCTTTGGCAACGACTATGACACAGAGGATGGCACAGGTGAGCCTAGGACCAGGAGGACCCAGGAGTGGGAGCCAGGAGGGAGAGTGAGGTAGAACAAACTTCCCACCCAAGCCTGCTCTCCCCTACAGGCGTCCGGGATTACATCCACGTGGTGGATCTGGCCAAAGGCCACATCGCAGCTTTGAGGAAGCTGAAGGAGCAGTGTGGCTGCCGGGtaggcagagaagggagaagcgagggtggggaggggctgcatcCGGCAGACGGGCCCAGAGAGCTGGTTAGTCCAGCCCCTTCCACAAAGTCTGTTCTCTCCTGGGCAGATCTACAACCTGGGCACTGGCACAGGCTATTCAGTGCTGCAGATGGTCCGCGCCATGGAGAAGGCCTCCGGGAAGAAGGTAGGCCAGCCACCCACCCCATCTGACGCTCAGCAGCGTAAAGCCTTGACCCTTCCCCCTCGCCTGCCCGGTGGGCGCCCCACCATTGCCCAGTCTCCTCGGCCCAGCTAGCACCGCAGTGCCAGGTCCCCATGAGCAAGACACTGCTCTGCACTTCTGCTTCTTGAGGACCTGGCTGGCAGCTGGGCAGGTGGGGCTCAGGGCCAGCTCAGCTGAGCCACACAAGCTCCTCTTGCAGATCCCGTACAAGGTGGTGGCACGGCGGGAAGGTGATGTGGCTGCCTGTTACGCCAACCCCAGCCTGGCCCACGAGGAGCTGGGCTGGACAGCAGCCTTAGGGCTGGACAGGATGTGTGAGTGCTGCCTGAGCCCTGGGAGAGAGGGGCTAGGGAGGGGCTGATCAGATCTGGGCATGCCCACCCAGGGCTGCCCGAGAGGTCGGGGcgaggccctgcattccagtgtgGACCTGACCACACACCTTGCTCTGTCACAGGTGAAGATCTATGGCGCTGGCAGAAGCAGAATCCTTCAGGCTTTGGCACGCAGGCCTAAGGGACCCCCCCCAACCATGgaccagaaaaggaaaagacaagcaGCTGCCTGCTCTCCAGCCTCTGGCAGGACCCAAGGCCCAGAGCCTCTGGGGCCAAGTTAAGGCCTCCCCTACCTCAAACCCCAGCTGGGCCCTCGCAGCCCACCAGGCACGAGGCCGAGGGCTCCACTGACCAGGAGTCAGGGGTCTCTAACTCTCACCTTCCACAGGGTCTGGGAACTCATCGGGACCACCAAGAGCGAGTGTGAGGGGTCAGGGCTCTTCCACAAaagccccctcctcccaggcaCTAATTTATACTGCTCTGAAGAAGCTTtccaaagtatttaaaataaaaagttttcttacATTGGGGCAGATGCTTGAAGACGGTCGCTCTCTACCCGCTGGATAGAATCAGCCAGGCCTGAGAGTTGAGGAAgcaattaatttctttaattttatcgGAATCCAGGATACAACAAGAAAAACACCCAAAACCACATGGAGACAGAAGACGAGACACaactcctcccccaccacctccctgcCCTAGAGTGGGGACAAAGTGGGGGTGAGACAGCTGGGGGAGACCTTGAGCCTCAGTCCAGCCCTGCAGGCTCCaggcctgcagggaggagggtaatggggaggcagggcccagccccCAAGTGGGGGGAACAGCTGAGGGAAGGCCCCCTCGAAAGACGCCACCTCCTCACCAGCACtcctgcccagggcagggagcccaCAGCAGCAAGGGGGCCCCGGGGCCATGGCCACATTCATGATTGAGAAGCAGCTAgagtggaggcagagagacacacACGATTATCTGGGCAGAATCAGTTGGGGTAGGGGCCCGGGAGGGCCCCATGGGCCAAACCCTGAGGTCACAGGAGGGGGCCCAAAGCGGGGCTCGTGAGTGAGGTCCTGAGTGAGTGGGTCAGCGGCTGGGCCCCTTTTTCCAGCTGCCTACAGCCCCTCCAGTACTGCTGCCAGGGGCGCCTGCCTCCAGGGAAATGGGACAAGCAAGCAGCCCACCCCTGCTGCAGACAgggccaggaggctgaggccaggaaggAAGGCCTGGCAGGTCTTGCCATCTGCCCCAGAGGCCTGTGGGAAGAGGACGGGGAGAggaagggtggggacaggggctcGACCGGCTCAGATCCAAGATGGTGCCACGCTTGCTTGCAGGGTCCCCCATAAACTGG
Above is a window of Lemur catta isolate mLemCat1 chromosome 3, mLemCat1.pri, whole genome shotgun sequence DNA encoding:
- the GALE gene encoding UDP-glucose 4-epimerase; this encodes MAEKVLVTGGAGYIGSHTVLELLEAGYAPVVIDNFHNAFRGGGSMPESLRRVQELTGRSVEFEEMDILDQAALQRLFRQHNFMAVIHFAGLKAVGESVQKPLDYYRVNLTGTIQLLETMRACGVKNLVFSSSATVYGNPQYLPLDEAHPTGGCTNPYGKSKFFIEEMIRDLCRSDKAWNAVLLRYFNPTGAHASGCIGEDPQGIPNNLMPYVSQVAIGRREALNVFGNDYDTEDGTGVRDYIHVVDLAKGHIAALRKLKEQCGCRIYNLGTGTGYSVLQMVRAMEKASGKKIPYKVVARREGDVAACYANPSLAHEELGWTAALGLDRMCEDLWRWQKQNPSGFGTQA